The Alphaproteobacteria bacterium DNA segment GACCTGTATGTGATGGCGCGGGCGGGCGCGGTGGATGCGGGGCTTTTGCGCTATGTGCATGATACCTATCTGCCGCAGATAACCTCGCCGATGGCCTTGGCTCAGTTGGGGGCGTCTTTGGCACGTCTTGGTGACGCGCCGCGCGCGGATGCGGCCTTTGCCGCCGCCGCCAAGGCTTTGGCTGAAAGACCTGCGCCGCCTGTGGGGTCCCGACCGATCATAACCGGTTATGACAGCGAGTTGCGCGATCGCGCTGCGGTACTGACACTGGCCGCCGAAGCGGGGCGTCCGGCGACCGAATTGATGGAGATGGGCGAACAATTGGCCACGCGACTGTCAGGCCAAAACTTCCTGACCACGCAAGAGCAAAGCTGGGTGGTGCGCGCCGCCTTGGCGTTGATCCGCCAGCAAGGCAGCGCCACCGAAGCCAAATTGGAGCAAGACGGCAAGCCCAGCTCTTTGGCGGATGTAGCCGCTAGCCTCGATCGGGTGGATCCGTCGCGGCTGCAAGCGGGCATCAAGTTGCGTAATGCCGATGCCAAGCCTTTGTATCGCGCGTTGACGGTCTTTGGCGTGCCGACGGCAGCTTTGCCCGAAGCCAAGCAAGGGCTGAGCATCCAGCGCCAATACAAGACCCAAGACGGCCAGGACGTCAATCTGGCTAAGCTTCGCCAAAACGATCTGATCGTGGTGATCTTAAAGGTCACGCCGACCCAAGCGATTGGTTCCAATCAACAGGCTCCCTTGCTGGTCGTCGATTTGCTGCCTGCGGGTTTGGAAATCGAGAAGGCTTTGGATGGGAATGGTCGTGTGGGCTTGTCTTGGCTGCCGCCCTTGGTGCAAACGCAGCATGTCCAAGCGCGGGATGACCGTTTTGTCGCCGCCTTCGATTTTACCGGGCCTGGTAATCCGCAAACGGATTCTTGGTCCTTGGCCTATCTGGCAAGGGCGGTAACGCCAGGCCAATATGTCGTGCCCGCGCCGATGGTCGAGAATATGGCCAATCCCGCGCATATGGGACGCGGCGTGCCGGGCCGCCTGACCGTCGAGGCGCGCTGATCATGAAGGATGCGGTGATGACCGAGCCATCGGATGCCCCTGAAAATGCAGGGACCGACTCGTCGGATCTGCTCTGGCGCAGCCGCCTGAGCGTGGCGGTGCCGGTGCTGGCGGTGGTGCCGGCTTTGGCCGTGTTCGCGGCGGTGTTGGTGGCCAGTTTGGGGTTGCGCACCGCGCTTGGCGATGGCTTGGCACGTCAAGCCCGCTTGGTCGTGGAGATGGCGGCTCCCGGGCATGAGGCGGTCTTGGCGCGGCGGATGGAAGACGCCTTGCGCGCGCGCCAGCCCGGTGTGCAGGTTTTCGTGCGCGCCTTGCCGATTGCCGAGGCCGGGGCGGTGGATGATCCCATGCCCGCCGCCTTGCAACGCGCCCTGATGGATTTGTCCGCAGGCGATGAAAAGAACGCCGCCGTGCTGGAAGGTATGGCCGCCAGTGCCACATCTTGCGGTTTGGCACGTTCGGCATCGGGCGCGGCGGGCGCGGCGATTTGTACGCCTGCGGCGGCATTGTTGGCACCGGCCGAACAATTGGTGCTGCATGGATTCGCGGTTCTGGTGGCCGTGGCCGGCTTGGCCTATCTGACGGCGATGGTCTGGCTCCGTCGTCTGACCCGCCCGCTTGCGCGATGGGTGGGGGCCGTGCGCGCCCTCGCTGCGGGAGACACCGCCCCCACGCCGCCCTTGGGTGCGCGGGAATGGGCCGATTGGGATCGTGATCTTGAGGTCTTGCGCGTCATCGTGGCGCGCGACGAGGAACGTCAGGCCGAACACAGCCGCGCCGCGCGTGTCGCCGCGCCGCAGGATCTGGGTGAAAAGCCTGTGGCCACCGAATCCTCCCCGTCTGTATCCCCCATGTTCAAGTTTCGTCGATCGTGACGCCTTCGGACGCCAGCAAGCGGCGTTTCATGGGCAGGCCCCCGGCATAGCCGCCAATGCCGCCATGCCCCGCGATGACCCGGTGACAGGGCACGATTAAGGCAATCGGGTTGCGACCCACCGCCTGGCCCACGGCGCGCGCCGCCTGGGGCCGCCCCAACCGCCGCGCGATCTCGCCATAAGAGACGGTCTGCCCGTGGGGAATCTTCAACAATAAGCGCCATATCTGCGTCTGAAACTGTGTGCCGCATAACAGCAGGGGGATTGCCTGATATGCGCCGGTCTCCAGGGCCGAATGATGGGCGGCAGGCACAACGCCTTCGACCCATTCGGTCGCGGACCATGCACCCCGCCACTGCCGCGCCCGTGCCTTAGCCTGCACCTGCGACACCAAATCCAGCCGCGCCAGCCGGCCCTCATCCGTCCATGCCGTCAGTGCGCCGCCCACGGGGCAAGATGTCCAAGCCAACGTCAAGCGATGCGGCGGAGGGCGTTGTGTTCGAGCGACCATCATGAATTCTTGTCGCGTTTTCTTGCAGTTGGCGCAAGAGTGAGAAGACATTCGCTCCGGCATTTATCCTTTTTTATGTTCGTTATGGAGA contains these protein-coding regions:
- a CDS encoding methylated-DNA--[protein]-cysteine S-methyltransferase; translated protein: MMVARTQRPPPHRLTLAWTSCPVGGALTAWTDEGRLARLDLVSQVQAKARARQWRGAWSATEWVEGVVPAAHHSALETGAYQAIPLLLCGTQFQTQIWRLLLKIPHGQTVSYGEIARRLGRPQAARAVGQAVGRNPIALIVPCHRVIAGHGGIGGYAGGLPMKRRLLASEGVTIDET